The Streptomyces sp. Mut1 genome window below encodes:
- a CDS encoding aldo/keto reductase, with protein MRYRELGRSGLSVSEIGYGAWGIGESSWVGATRDESVRALNRAIDLGVNFIDTARGYGESERIVGQVVRERSGDEVLVATKVPPGNGVWPAKDGIDPADAFPGEHIRTSLETSLRASGLDHFDVFQFHVWNDEWVGRGDWLETVAALKQEGKIRLFGVSVNDHLPDSALALVRSGVVDSVQVIYNVFDQAPAEALLPACQEHGVGVIVRVALDEGGLTGRITAGTTFPEGDWRNRYFRDDRPAEVERRVAAIVADLGIEQDAIAEHALRFVLSHPAVSTVIPGMRSVRNVERNTALSDGNPLTAGQLAVLAGHRWQRDFYA; from the coding sequence GTGCGCTACCGCGAGCTGGGACGCAGCGGACTTTCGGTGTCGGAGATCGGCTACGGGGCCTGGGGCATCGGTGAGTCGAGCTGGGTGGGGGCGACGCGGGACGAGTCCGTACGCGCCCTCAACCGGGCGATCGACCTCGGCGTGAACTTCATCGACACGGCGCGCGGCTACGGCGAGAGCGAGCGCATCGTCGGGCAGGTCGTGCGTGAACGGTCCGGTGACGAGGTGCTGGTGGCCACCAAGGTGCCGCCGGGGAACGGGGTGTGGCCGGCGAAGGACGGCATCGACCCGGCCGACGCGTTCCCGGGCGAGCACATCCGTACCAGCCTGGAGACGAGCCTGCGCGCGTCCGGCCTGGACCACTTCGACGTGTTCCAGTTCCATGTCTGGAACGACGAGTGGGTGGGGCGCGGGGACTGGCTGGAGACGGTCGCCGCGCTGAAGCAGGAGGGGAAGATCCGCCTGTTCGGTGTCTCCGTCAACGACCATCTGCCCGACAGCGCCCTCGCGCTCGTCCGCAGCGGCGTGGTGGACAGCGTGCAGGTCATCTACAACGTGTTCGACCAGGCCCCGGCCGAGGCGCTGCTGCCGGCCTGCCAGGAGCACGGGGTCGGGGTGATCGTGCGGGTCGCGCTGGACGAGGGCGGGCTGACCGGCCGGATCACCGCCGGCACGACGTTCCCCGAGGGCGACTGGCGCAACCGGTACTTCCGCGACGACCGCCCGGCCGAGGTCGAGCGGCGCGTCGCGGCGATCGTCGCCGACCTGGGCATCGAGCAGGACGCGATCGCGGAGCACGCGCTGCGGTTCGTCCTGAGCCACCCGGCGGTCTCCACGGTCATCCCGGGCATGCGCAGTGTGCGCAACGTGGAGCGCAACACCGCGCTGAGCGACGGGAATCCGCTCACCGCCGGCCAGCTGGCCGTGCTGGCCGGCCACCGGTGGCAGCGGGACTTCTACGCCTGA
- a CDS encoding DUF4232 domain-containing protein, which produces MRPATALALCAALASTALLTGCGKETAGSRAASPGATCASPTPVDDPSGRRWDNARVISSDCGPSGAPSTGFEVTNTEKEPLTFTITFTLLNGFGEAMDNTTRTVEAVPPGQTVRRPLDAGDGPGSARTRQARIIKVRAVPAKEASDAGACPVSGVRITNDRGDAAMGLRVVGIVLENCGTTDYRLDGYPALQLLGEDREPVTGVDILHGTDKISTGIGGSDAPQPVSLRPGESARATLAWRNTTTEGDPVNAPYVRVTAKPGATPVTVTPELDLGTTGRLGVGPWTKTPLT; this is translated from the coding sequence ATGCGCCCCGCCACCGCCCTCGCCCTGTGTGCCGCCCTCGCGAGCACCGCGCTGCTCACCGGATGCGGGAAGGAAACGGCCGGGTCACGGGCCGCGTCGCCCGGCGCCACCTGCGCGTCGCCCACACCGGTCGACGACCCCTCCGGGCGCAGGTGGGACAACGCGCGCGTCATCAGCAGCGACTGCGGTCCCTCCGGCGCCCCGTCCACCGGGTTCGAGGTCACCAACACGGAGAAGGAACCGCTCACCTTCACCATCACCTTCACCCTGCTGAACGGCTTCGGCGAGGCCATGGACAACACCACGCGCACGGTCGAGGCCGTCCCGCCGGGGCAGACCGTGCGCCGCCCCCTCGACGCGGGGGACGGCCCCGGCTCCGCCCGGACGCGGCAGGCCCGGATCATCAAGGTGCGCGCCGTCCCCGCCAAGGAGGCGTCCGACGCCGGGGCATGCCCGGTCTCCGGGGTCCGCATCACGAACGACCGGGGCGACGCCGCGATGGGGCTGCGCGTCGTGGGCATCGTCCTGGAGAACTGCGGCACCACTGACTACCGCCTCGACGGCTACCCCGCACTCCAGCTGCTCGGCGAGGACCGCGAACCGGTCACCGGGGTGGACATCCTGCACGGCACCGACAAGATCTCCACCGGCATCGGCGGAAGCGACGCGCCCCAGCCCGTCAGCCTGCGCCCGGGGGAGTCCGCCCGCGCGACCCTCGCCTGGCGCAACACCACCACCGAGGGCGACCCGGTGAACGCCCCCTACGTCCGGGTCACCGCGAAGCCCGGGGCCACGCCCGTGACGGTGACCCCGGAACTCGACCTCGGGACGACGGGCCGACTCGGCGTCGGCCCGTGGACGAAGACCCCGCTGACGTGA
- a CDS encoding mycothiol-dependent nitroreductase Rv2466c family protein, translating to MSDNSTATGKTPADFWFDPLCPWAWMTSRWMLEVEKVRDVEVRWHVMSLAVLNENRLDELPDEYRDMLENKAWGPVRVVIAAQQKHGDAVVGPLYTALGTRFHNKGEGPTREAIAAALKDVGLPAELADYADSDAYDTELRASHREGIEKVGQDVGTPVIAVPGADGEQIAFFGPVVTPAPKGEEAAKLWDGTLLVASIPGFYEIKRTRTQGPIFD from the coding sequence ATGTCTGACAACAGCACGGCAACCGGCAAGACCCCCGCCGATTTCTGGTTCGACCCGCTCTGCCCGTGGGCCTGGATGACCTCCCGCTGGATGCTGGAGGTGGAGAAGGTCCGCGACGTCGAGGTCCGCTGGCACGTGATGAGCCTGGCCGTACTCAACGAGAACCGGCTGGACGAGCTGCCCGACGAGTACCGCGACATGCTGGAGAACAAGGCCTGGGGCCCGGTCCGCGTGGTGATCGCCGCCCAGCAGAAGCACGGCGACGCCGTCGTCGGCCCGCTCTACACGGCCCTCGGCACCCGCTTCCACAACAAGGGCGAAGGCCCCACCCGGGAAGCGATCGCGGCCGCCCTGAAGGACGTCGGCCTGCCCGCCGAACTCGCCGACTACGCGGACTCCGACGCCTACGACACCGAGCTGCGCGCCTCCCACCGGGAGGGCATCGAGAAGGTGGGCCAGGACGTCGGCACCCCGGTCATCGCCGTGCCCGGCGCGGACGGCGAGCAGATCGCCTTCTTCGGCCCGGTCGTCACCCCCGCCCCCAAGGGCGAGGAGGCGGCGAAGCTCTGGGACGGCACCCTGCTGGTCGCCTCGATCCCCGGCTTCTACGAGATCAAGCGCACCCGGACCCAGGGGCCGATCTTCGACTGA
- the pepN gene encoding aminopeptidase N, giving the protein MPGENLSRDEARERAELLTVDGYDVELDVRSAVGEPGRDDRTAGPPTFRSVTTIRFRAARGGASTFADLIAPAVNAVTLDGVALDPAAVFDGVRVALADLTEGEHVLVVDAQCAYSRTGEGMHRFVDPEDGEVYLYTQYEPADARRVFANFEQPDLKAPYRFRVTAPEEWTVWSNGAEESREGGVWRFAETEPISTYITAVVAGPYHYVTDSYSRTFEDGTTLEIPLGALCRKGLAKHFDADDIFLITKQGLDFFHDNFDYPYPFGKYDQAFVPEYNLGAMENPGCVTFREEYIFRGKVTQASYESRANVILHEMAHMWFGDLVTMRWWDDLWLKESFADFMGVFAMVGATRFQDGWITFANNRKSWAYRADQLPSTHPVTADIRDLEDAKLNFDGITYAKGASVLKQLVAYVGRDAFLEGARRYFKKHAYGNTRLGDLLSVLSDTSGRDMTAWSRSWLQTAGVNSLTPVATYDAAGRITELAVLQEAAESHPELRPHRVAVGLYRRDPDGDLVRYARAEADVSGPRTVIGELAGAERPELILVNDDDLTYCKVRFDEVSLATLRAHLGDITDPLARALCWSALWNLTRDGLMPARDFVSLVLAFAGRETDIGVLQMLHAWTRTALAHYAVPEWREEGGRALAEGALGELRLAEPGSEHQLAWARFFASVAASATDFQLLSGLLDGTARIDGLDVDQELRWAFLTPLVAHVVADESAVAAELARDDTASGERHQVRCLASRPSAEVKARAWADVVESDALSNALVEATIAGFAQPSQRELLAPYAERYFEAIERVWAERSIQIGMAVVRGLFPSLQDSPGTLAAADAWLESHADAAPALRRLVLEARDDLARGLRAQAVDAVA; this is encoded by the coding sequence GTGCCCGGTGAGAACCTGTCCCGAGACGAGGCCCGCGAGCGGGCCGAGCTGCTGACCGTCGACGGTTACGACGTCGAACTCGACGTGCGTTCCGCGGTAGGTGAGCCCGGCCGGGACGACCGGACCGCCGGTCCGCCGACGTTCCGCTCGGTGACGACGATCCGGTTCCGCGCGGCGCGCGGCGGCGCGTCGACCTTCGCGGACCTGATCGCGCCCGCCGTGAACGCGGTGACCCTGGACGGGGTGGCGCTGGACCCGGCGGCCGTCTTCGACGGGGTACGGGTGGCGCTGGCGGACCTGACGGAGGGCGAGCACGTCCTGGTGGTCGACGCGCAGTGCGCGTACAGCCGTACCGGCGAGGGCATGCACCGGTTCGTCGACCCGGAGGACGGCGAGGTCTACCTCTACACCCAGTACGAGCCGGCGGACGCGCGCCGTGTCTTCGCCAACTTCGAGCAGCCCGACCTCAAGGCCCCCTACCGCTTCCGGGTGACGGCGCCCGAGGAGTGGACGGTCTGGAGCAACGGAGCGGAGGAGTCCCGCGAGGGCGGGGTGTGGCGGTTCGCCGAGACGGAGCCGATCTCGACGTACATCACTGCGGTCGTCGCCGGTCCGTACCACTACGTCACGGACTCCTACAGCCGCACCTTCGAGGACGGCACGACGCTGGAGATCCCGCTCGGCGCGCTGTGCCGCAAGGGGCTCGCCAAGCACTTCGACGCCGACGACATCTTCCTGATCACCAAGCAGGGCCTGGACTTCTTCCACGACAACTTCGACTACCCGTACCCGTTCGGGAAGTACGACCAGGCGTTCGTGCCGGAGTACAACCTCGGCGCGATGGAGAACCCGGGCTGTGTCACGTTCCGCGAGGAGTACATCTTCCGCGGCAAGGTGACGCAGGCGTCGTACGAGAGCCGGGCCAACGTCATCCTGCACGAGATGGCGCACATGTGGTTCGGCGACCTCGTCACCATGCGGTGGTGGGACGACCTGTGGCTGAAGGAGTCCTTCGCCGACTTCATGGGCGTCTTCGCGATGGTCGGGGCGACCCGCTTCCAGGACGGCTGGATCACCTTCGCCAACAACCGCAAGTCGTGGGCGTACCGCGCCGACCAGCTGCCCTCCACGCACCCGGTCACGGCCGACATCCGTGACCTGGAGGACGCCAAGCTGAACTTCGACGGCATCACGTACGCCAAGGGCGCCTCCGTGCTCAAGCAGCTGGTGGCGTACGTGGGGCGGGACGCGTTCCTGGAGGGTGCCCGGCGCTACTTCAAGAAGCACGCGTACGGCAACACCCGGCTCGGGGACCTGCTGTCGGTGCTGTCCGACACCTCCGGGCGGGACATGACCGCCTGGTCGCGCTCCTGGCTCCAGACGGCGGGCGTCAACTCGCTGACCCCGGTGGCGACCTACGACGCGGCGGGCCGGATCACCGAGCTGGCGGTCCTCCAGGAGGCCGCCGAGTCCCACCCGGAGCTGCGGCCGCACCGGGTCGCGGTGGGCCTGTACCGGCGCGACCCGGACGGCGACCTGGTGCGTTACGCGCGTGCCGAGGCGGACGTGTCGGGGCCGCGCACGGTGATCGGGGAGCTGGCCGGGGCCGAGCGGCCCGAGCTGATCCTCGTCAACGACGACGACCTGACGTACTGCAAGGTCCGCTTCGACGAGGTGTCGCTCGCCACGCTGCGGGCGCACCTGGGCGACATCACGGACCCGCTGGCGCGCGCCCTGTGCTGGTCGGCGCTGTGGAACCTCACCCGGGACGGGCTGATGCCGGCCCGTGACTTCGTCTCGCTGGTCCTGGCCTTCGCCGGGCGCGAGACGGACATCGGGGTGCTCCAGATGCTGCACGCCTGGACCCGCACCGCGCTGGCGCACTACGCGGTTCCCGAGTGGCGCGAGGAGGGCGGCCGGGCGCTGGCCGAGGGCGCGCTCGGCGAGCTGCGGCTCGCGGAGCCCGGCAGTGAGCACCAGCTCGCCTGGGCCCGGTTCTTCGCTTCGGTCGCCGCGTCGGCCACGGACTTCCAGCTGTTGTCCGGGCTGCTCGACGGCACGGCCAGGATCGACGGGCTCGATGTCGACCAGGAGCTGCGCTGGGCGTTCCTCACCCCGCTGGTCGCCCATGTGGTGGCGGACGAGTCGGCGGTCGCCGCCGAACTGGCCCGGGACGACACGGCGTCCGGCGAGCGGCACCAGGTGCGGTGCCTGGCCTCCCGGCCGTCCGCCGAGGTCAAGGCGCGGGCGTGGGCGGATGTCGTGGAGTCGGACGCGCTGTCCAACGCGCTGGTGGAGGCGACGATCGCGGGCTTCGCGCAGCCCTCGCAGCGGGAGCTGCTGGCGCCGTACGCCGAGCGGTACTTCGAGGCGATCGAGCGGGTGTGGGCCGAGCGGTCCATCCAGATCGGGATGGCCGTGGTCAGGGGCCTGTTCCCGTCCCTCCAGGACAGCCCCGGCACGCTGGCGGCGGCCGACGCGTGGCTGGAGTCGCACGCGGACGCGGCGCCGGCCCTGCGCAGGCTGGTGCTGGAGGCGCGCGACGACCTCGCCCGGGGGCTGCGGGCGCAGGCGGTCGACGCGGTGGCCTGA
- a CDS encoding S8 family serine peptidase: MLMTSESPGYISGARRAARVAAAASLVAALAATGVTPVFAADDPAGAPVKAAGTAPADKLGTADAEVLTKAKAKGEKNITMMVATTPGATEQVTKQLDAVKGSVLGRAYDKLGYVRATVPTSAAEATIKAASKLSSVHGIDLKQEIMLDDPTPAADRATGSKAKVKSTGTYAAPGKKTPAKNPYNPSFETGAVDFVKKNPKADGRGITIGVLDAGVDLGHPALQKTTTGERKIVDWVTATDPVSDGDGTWLRMTDAVSGPVFTYKGRTYKAPKGSYRISVFAEAATKGGDMAGDLNRDGDTTDTWAVLYDPVTGTTRVDLNDNADFTDDTALKPYKEKHQVSYFGKDDPRTDVVERIPFVVENRENVVYNAAGDTSDYVNIGVIESEHGTHVAGITAANGLFGGKMNGAAPGAKIVSSRACTWSGGCTNIALTEGMIDLVVNRGVDVVNMSIGGLPALNDGNNARAELYKRLVDIYGVQLVISAGNDGPGVNTIGDPGLADHVISVGASISKETWAANYGSAVTKKYDMLPFSSRGPREDGGFTPTLTAPGASINSTQTWLPGSPVAEAGYSLPAGYSMLQGTSMASPQAAGATALLLSAAKQKHIELPPADLRTALTSTATRIKDVPAHAQGAGLINIVDAWKLIKKQGSPAHEYTVKAPVDTAIDFALKTPGFGTGLYDREGGLKAGQKKTYDVTVTRTTGPDKKVEHKLSWKYNDGTFKLVGSKKVALPLGKPVTVKVQAKPGSAGVHSAILELDDKKTAGTDQQILATVVVSKELAKPSYAFKASGSVQRNGTTSYFVTVPEGAKTLEVSMSALRSGSQTRFISIHPYGVAVDDSGTPYCYPNYENPSNTCRPDVRSYPDPQAGVWEIEVEARRTSPLLDNPYKLDVALLGATFDPAVQTIAEAKIGTPATVDWTVTNNAGALEGRLAGGSLGSAAVERPSISTGGEYVKEVTIGEGVEKLDFAIGGTSDANADLDLYIFKGSAQVGASTTAGSEESVSLVKPAAGTYTVVVDGYDVPAGTTEYDYRDVYYSASLGTISVDESRAVNLASGASAEVGAEVEVAGAAPEGRQFFGEISLVNARGTSAGTGSVVIEKVTP, encoded by the coding sequence ATGCTGATGACCTCCGAATCCCCCGGTTACATATCCGGCGCGAGACGTGCGGCCCGTGTGGCGGCCGCCGCCAGTCTGGTGGCCGCGCTGGCCGCCACCGGTGTCACCCCCGTCTTCGCCGCCGACGACCCGGCCGGCGCACCCGTGAAGGCCGCCGGCACCGCCCCGGCGGACAAGCTGGGCACGGCCGACGCCGAAGTCCTGACCAAGGCCAAGGCCAAGGGCGAGAAGAACATCACCATGATGGTCGCCACCACCCCCGGTGCGACCGAGCAGGTCACCAAGCAGCTGGACGCCGTCAAGGGGTCCGTGCTGGGGCGTGCGTACGACAAGCTCGGGTACGTACGGGCGACCGTGCCGACCTCCGCCGCCGAGGCCACCATCAAGGCGGCGTCGAAGCTCAGCTCCGTCCACGGCATCGATCTCAAGCAGGAGATCATGCTGGACGACCCGACCCCCGCGGCCGACCGGGCGACCGGCAGCAAGGCCAAGGTGAAGTCGACCGGGACCTACGCGGCGCCCGGGAAGAAGACCCCCGCGAAGAACCCGTACAACCCGTCCTTCGAGACCGGTGCGGTCGACTTCGTCAAGAAGAACCCGAAGGCCGACGGCCGCGGCATCACCATCGGTGTCCTGGACGCGGGCGTCGACCTCGGTCACCCCGCGCTCCAGAAGACGACGACCGGTGAGCGCAAGATCGTCGACTGGGTGACCGCGACCGACCCGGTCAGCGACGGCGACGGCACCTGGCTGCGGATGACGGACGCCGTCTCCGGTCCGGTGTTCACCTACAAGGGGCGTACGTACAAGGCCCCCAAGGGCTCGTACCGGATCAGCGTGTTCGCCGAAGCCGCCACCAAGGGCGGCGACATGGCGGGCGACCTCAACCGCGACGGCGACACCACCGACACCTGGGCCGTGCTCTACGACCCGGTCACCGGCACCACCCGGGTCGACCTGAACGACAACGCGGACTTCACCGACGACACCGCGCTCAAGCCGTACAAGGAGAAGCACCAGGTCTCCTACTTCGGCAAGGACGACCCGCGCACCGACGTCGTCGAGCGCATCCCGTTCGTCGTGGAGAACCGCGAGAACGTCGTCTACAACGCGGCGGGCGACACCTCCGACTACGTCAACATCGGGGTCATCGAGTCCGAGCACGGGACGCACGTCGCGGGCATCACCGCCGCCAACGGCCTGTTCGGCGGCAAGATGAACGGTGCCGCGCCCGGCGCGAAGATCGTCTCATCGCGCGCCTGCACCTGGTCCGGCGGCTGCACCAACATCGCGCTCACCGAGGGCATGATCGACCTCGTCGTGAACCGCGGCGTCGACGTCGTCAACATGTCGATCGGCGGTCTGCCGGCGCTCAACGACGGCAACAACGCCCGCGCCGAGCTGTACAAGCGCCTGGTCGACATCTACGGCGTCCAGCTCGTCATCTCGGCCGGCAACGACGGCCCCGGCGTCAACACCATCGGTGACCCCGGCCTCGCCGACCACGTCATCTCGGTCGGCGCGTCCATCTCCAAGGAGACCTGGGCCGCCAACTACGGCTCGGCCGTCACCAAGAAGTACGACATGCTGCCCTTCTCCTCGCGCGGCCCGCGTGAGGACGGCGGCTTCACGCCGACCCTGACGGCGCCCGGCGCCTCGATCAACTCGACGCAGACCTGGCTGCCCGGTTCGCCGGTCGCCGAGGCGGGCTACTCCCTGCCGGCCGGCTACTCCATGCTCCAGGGCACCTCGATGGCGTCCCCGCAGGCCGCGGGCGCCACCGCGCTGCTGCTGTCCGCCGCGAAGCAGAAGCACATCGAGCTGCCCCCGGCCGACCTGCGCACCGCGCTGACCAGCACCGCCACCCGGATCAAGGACGTGCCCGCGCACGCCCAGGGCGCCGGTCTGATCAACATCGTGGACGCCTGGAAGCTGATCAAGAAGCAGGGCTCCCCGGCCCACGAGTACACGGTCAAGGCCCCCGTCGACACCGCGATCGACTTCGCGCTGAAGACCCCGGGCTTCGGCACCGGCCTCTACGACCGCGAGGGCGGCCTCAAGGCCGGCCAGAAGAAGACCTACGACGTCACGGTCACCCGCACCACGGGCCCGGACAAGAAGGTCGAGCACAAGCTCTCCTGGAAGTACAACGACGGCACCTTCAAGCTGGTCGGCTCGAAGAAGGTCGCCCTGCCGCTCGGCAAGCCGGTGACGGTCAAGGTCCAGGCGAAGCCGGGCAGCGCGGGCGTGCACAGCGCGATCCTGGAGCTGGACGACAAGAAGACCGCCGGAACGGATCAGCAGATCCTCGCCACGGTCGTCGTCTCCAAGGAGCTGGCGAAGCCGTCGTACGCGTTCAAGGCGTCCGGCTCGGTGCAGCGCAACGGCACCACGTCGTACTTCGTGACCGTGCCGGAGGGCGCCAAGACCCTTGAGGTCTCGATGAGCGCGCTGCGCTCGGGCAGCCAGACCCGCTTCATCTCGATCCACCCGTACGGAGTCGCGGTCGACGACAGCGGGACGCCGTACTGCTACCCGAACTACGAGAACCCGTCCAACACCTGCCGCCCCGACGTGCGTTCGTACCCCGACCCGCAGGCCGGCGTCTGGGAGATCGAGGTCGAGGCCCGGCGCACGTCGCCGCTGCTGGACAACCCGTACAAGCTGGATGTCGCGCTGCTCGGCGCGACCTTCGACCCGGCGGTGCAGACCATCGCCGAGGCGAAGATCGGCACCCCGGCGACGGTGGACTGGACGGTCACCAACAACGCGGGCGCGCTGGAGGGCAGGCTCGCGGGCGGCTCGCTGGGTTCGGCCGCCGTCGAGCGTCCCTCGATCTCCACGGGCGGCGAGTACGTCAAGGAGGTCACCATCGGTGAGGGCGTGGAGAAGCTGGACTTCGCCATCGGCGGCACCTCGGACGCCAACGCCGACCTCGACCTGTACATCTTCAAGGGTTCCGCCCAGGTGGGCGCCTCCACCACGGCGGGCTCCGAGGAGTCCGTCAGCCTGGTGAAGCCGGCCGCCGGCACGTACACGGTCGTCGTCGACGGCTACGACGTCCCGGCCGGGACCACCGAGTACGACTACCGCGACGTGTACTACTCCGCGTCGCTCGGCACGATCTCCGTCGACGAGTCGAGGGCCGTGAACCTGGCCTCCGGCGCCTCGGCCGAGGTCGGTGCCGAGGTCGAGGTCGCGGGCGCCGCGCCCGAGGGCCGGCAGTTCTTCGGCGAGATCAGCCTGGTGAACGCCCGGGGCACCTCCGCGGGCACCGGCAGCGTCGTGATCGA